A window of the Haloquadratum walsbyi C23 genome harbors these coding sequences:
- a CDS encoding MBL fold metallo-hydrolase, with protein sequence MDIGDIATVDTADDIYYMDTGMYETPGYGSVYIIDADQPAIVDTGIGTNYERIIDALGRVDIDTNSLAHLFVTHAHLDHAGGAGFLLADCPNATVHTHERAAPHLSDPTQLIEGTRAAVGEQWQYYVEPNPAPASRINALTDGDTVHLGDRSLTAVAAPGHALHQMMFYDTTEDTLFTGDAAGIYIPMQDRVQQTSPPSQFNLETCLDDVRAIDSMAPETLCFGHFGPRVYDDELLSSYKRALVEWVEAVRQKRGEANSDEDVIQYFSDNAELIDVWGAEKARAEARLNVRGVLAYLDWQAAQTD encoded by the coding sequence ATGGATATCGGTGATATTGCCACGGTAGACACTGCTGATGACATTTACTATATGGATACTGGGATGTATGAGACGCCAGGATATGGGTCAGTATATATTATCGATGCAGACCAGCCCGCGATTGTCGATACAGGTATTGGAACAAATTATGAACGCATTATTGATGCGCTTGGTCGTGTTGATATTGACACCAACTCGCTTGCGCATTTATTTGTGACACATGCCCATCTTGATCACGCGGGGGGAGCAGGATTTTTACTTGCTGATTGCCCAAATGCAACAGTTCACACTCATGAGCGTGCTGCACCGCACCTTTCAGACCCAACACAGCTCATTGAAGGAACAAGAGCAGCCGTCGGTGAACAATGGCAGTACTACGTTGAGCCTAATCCTGCTCCTGCGTCTCGAATTAATGCGCTTACCGACGGAGATACGGTTCATCTCGGAGATCGATCACTCACAGCAGTCGCTGCACCGGGGCACGCACTCCATCAAATGATGTTCTATGATACAACCGAAGACACACTATTTACCGGTGATGCTGCCGGAATTTATATTCCTATGCAGGATCGTGTCCAGCAGACCTCACCACCATCACAGTTCAATCTTGAGACATGTCTTGATGATGTACGTGCGATCGATTCGATGGCACCTGAGACATTATGTTTTGGACACTTTGGTCCGCGGGTATATGATGATGAATTATTGTCTTCATACAAACGTGCGCTTGTCGAGTGGGTTGAAGCTGTCCGACAGAAACGAGGCGAAGCCAATTCAGATGAAGATGTAATTCAATACTTCAGCGATAATGCCGAGCTTATCGATGTGTGGGGTGCAGAAAAAGCACGAGCTGAAGCGCGATTGAATGTTCGTGGTGTTCTTGCATACCTGGACTGGCAAGCAGCACAAACAGACTGA
- the serS gene encoding serine--tRNA ligase, with amino-acid sequence MIDRQLLRENPDAIRGALDEKGVTDVNLDQILTLDQEWRERKARGDELRHERNQISSKIGKLKAAGDEDAASEAITQSQELKDELEEIEREADKLKSELDTAMLKIPQVPDDAVPVGTDESENVERRREGFDSLRSLPDTVIPHYDLGEELEILDFERGAKVTGGGFYFAKGDGARLEHALVQFMLDIHREQGYQDVFPPIPVNSQSMVGTGQFPKFTEDAYRIGETNDEPWDNDDLWLCPTAEVPVTNMYRDEILLDDDLPVKIQAYTPNFRREAGEHGTETRGIVRVHQFNKVELVNFVRPEDSAERFDGLLTEAEVVLQRLGLPYRILEMCTGDLGFTQRKKYDIEVWAPGDDMATGPDIGGRWLEVSSVSNFGAFQSRRAGLRYRPERHESASYLHTLNGSGVAVPRVMVAIMEYYQNDDGTITIPEPLQPYMNGLNVIEGHDPVGEAAVGAGKRE; translated from the coding sequence ATGATTGATCGGCAACTGCTTCGTGAAAACCCTGATGCAATCCGGGGAGCCCTTGATGAAAAAGGGGTGACAGACGTCAATCTTGATCAGATTCTCACTCTTGATCAAGAATGGCGCGAACGTAAAGCTCGCGGGGATGAACTCCGACATGAGCGAAATCAAATTTCGTCGAAGATTGGCAAACTAAAAGCTGCTGGTGATGAAGACGCCGCATCAGAAGCAATCACGCAGTCACAAGAATTAAAAGATGAACTTGAGGAGATCGAGCGCGAAGCCGACAAATTAAAATCTGAACTCGATACGGCAATGCTCAAGATCCCACAAGTGCCAGATGATGCGGTTCCAGTTGGAACAGATGAATCGGAAAACGTTGAGCGGCGGCGTGAGGGATTTGATTCGCTCCGCTCGCTGCCTGATACTGTTATTCCGCATTATGATCTTGGCGAAGAATTAGAAATACTTGATTTCGAGCGAGGCGCCAAAGTGACAGGCGGTGGGTTCTATTTCGCGAAAGGCGATGGTGCCCGACTTGAGCATGCTCTTGTGCAATTCATGCTTGATATTCACCGTGAACAAGGATATCAGGATGTTTTCCCGCCAATCCCGGTCAATTCACAATCAATGGTTGGAACCGGACAGTTCCCAAAATTCACCGAGGATGCTTACCGTATTGGTGAGACAAATGATGAACCGTGGGATAATGATGATTTATGGCTCTGTCCAACGGCTGAAGTCCCAGTCACGAACATGTATCGTGATGAGATTTTGTTAGACGATGATCTACCGGTGAAAATACAGGCATACACCCCAAACTTCCGTCGGGAAGCAGGAGAGCATGGAACCGAGACCCGTGGTATTGTTCGTGTTCATCAATTTAATAAGGTCGAATTAGTGAATTTTGTTCGCCCGGAAGATAGCGCTGAGCGATTTGATGGACTGCTTACGGAAGCCGAGGTTGTGCTCCAACGGCTTGGACTACCATATCGGATTCTTGAGATGTGTACAGGTGATTTGGGCTTCACACAGCGGAAAAAATACGATATTGAAGTCTGGGCACCAGGTGACGATATGGCGACCGGTCCAGACATTGGTGGTCGGTGGCTTGAGGTATCATCTGTGTCAAACTTCGGTGCATTTCAATCACGGCGAGCAGGACTTCGATATCGACCTGAACGACATGAATCAGCCTCATATCTCCATACACTGAATGGCTCAGGGGTTGCTGTTCCTCGTGTAATGGTTGCAATTATGGAGTATTATCAGAATGATGATGGCACAATTACCATTCCAGAACCACTTCAACCATACATGAACGGTCTAAATGTAATTGAGGGACATGACCCAGTTGGCGAGGCAGCGGTTGGTGCTGGAAAGCGTGAGTAA
- a CDS encoding DUF367 family protein produces the protein MSSGNRQYQASNSSSESSYQLHIRYEGDDDPAKCTARKLERFDLATLHNSDRTTPYGVVLNPHADRALSPADDAVDTLVALDCSWESAGEAQFTLPGVHRALPYLVAANPINFGQPMQLTTVEAIAAALWIFDYPEYARQILAKFTWGKTFLELNAEPLDRYADCTDSAAVVEVQSEYLNRDGN, from the coding sequence ATGTCTTCAGGTAATCGTCAATATCAAGCGTCTAATTCCTCTTCAGAGTCATCATACCAACTGCATATCCGGTATGAAGGCGACGATGACCCCGCAAAATGTACCGCACGAAAGCTCGAACGGTTTGACCTTGCAACACTGCACAACTCAGATCGTACAACACCATATGGGGTTGTGCTCAATCCGCACGCCGATCGTGCTCTTTCACCTGCGGATGACGCTGTGGATACTCTTGTTGCGCTTGATTGCTCATGGGAATCTGCTGGTGAAGCACAGTTTACACTCCCCGGCGTTCATCGAGCACTTCCATATCTTGTCGCCGCCAATCCAATCAATTTTGGGCAGCCAATGCAGTTGACGACGGTTGAGGCGATTGCTGCTGCCCTGTGGATTTTTGATTATCCAGAGTATGCACGTCAAATTCTTGCAAAGTTTACTTGGGGGAAGACATTTCTTGAACTCAATGCTGAACCGTTAGATCGATATGCGGACTGTACAGATTCTGCTGCAGTCGTGGAAGTGCAGTCTGAATATCTCAATCGCGATGGAAATTAA
- a CDS encoding NOG1 family protein produces MIFESLPTTPRSSELIDKAFSRAARSGRAKSGLKAQQSMLQTASAILSDNLENVVTQWPDFESVDPFYYELADAIVDVDALRQSLSRVTWTSRQIGTLRREYQSKLRKTESKTARKHRKQAFARMADLVEDIADDLDQIGSARDAVKNLPDIRPDEPAIVVAGYPNVGKSSFVNAITRADNKIAHYPFTTTGIHVGHFERNRIRYQIVDTPGLLDRPATERNDIERQAVSAIEHLADIILFMTDASEACGYPLADQLALRDDVIERFREREIPVLTVNNKSDRSEAIAADCQMSIKYDEGIDTVLTTTVDAAGWEPDIPPSRQA; encoded by the coding sequence ATGATTTTTGAGTCTCTTCCGACAACTCCACGCTCGTCGGAACTTATTGATAAAGCCTTCTCGCGGGCTGCTCGGTCTGGACGGGCGAAATCAGGTCTAAAAGCTCAGCAGTCGATGTTACAGACAGCCTCAGCTATTCTCTCTGATAACCTCGAGAATGTCGTCACGCAGTGGCCTGATTTCGAATCTGTTGATCCATTTTATTATGAACTTGCCGATGCTATCGTCGATGTCGACGCACTTCGTCAAAGTCTCTCTCGTGTGACATGGACAAGTCGACAAATTGGGACACTCCGACGAGAGTATCAATCGAAATTACGAAAAACCGAATCGAAGACAGCGCGGAAACACAGAAAACAAGCCTTTGCTCGGATGGCAGACCTCGTCGAAGATATTGCAGATGATCTCGATCAGATTGGCTCGGCTCGTGATGCAGTAAAAAACCTTCCCGATATCCGTCCCGATGAACCTGCAATCGTCGTTGCTGGGTATCCGAACGTTGGAAAATCATCGTTTGTTAATGCTATTACTCGCGCTGATAATAAGATTGCACACTATCCATTCACCACAACTGGTATTCATGTTGGACATTTTGAGCGGAATCGAATTCGATACCAGATTGTCGATACACCTGGATTGTTAGACCGACCAGCGACCGAACGGAATGATATTGAACGACAAGCAGTCAGCGCAATTGAACATCTGGCGGATATTATACTCTTCATGACAGATGCTAGTGAAGCCTGCGGGTATCCACTAGCAGACCAACTGGCGCTTCGTGATGATGTCATAGAACGATTCCGTGAGCGCGAAATACCAGTGTTAACCGTGAACAACAAAAGCGATCGATCAGAAGCAATCGCTGCTGACTGTCAAATGAGTATTAAATATGATGAGGGGATTGACACTGTCCTCACGACGACCGTTGATGCTGCTGGATGGGAACCCGATATCCCCCCGTCTCGACAGGCATAA
- a CDS encoding TIGR00341 family protein codes for MRFVQVLVPAGTRDAVVEVITDENIEYAITDETGTDEYEAIITFPLPTAAVEPVLDQLRTVGIDTDATTVVLEAETVVSDKFNELDEAYSNDSDDTTDGDRIARDELLARANELAPGIGPFILMTIVSAIVATAGLLLDSPAVVVGSMVIAPLIGPAMSTSVGTVVDDTSLVARGVKLQILGGVLAIVSAAGFAFMLRTVQIVPLSAVEVFEIGEVSQRLAPDVLSLVIALGAGAAGAVSLASGVSTALVGVMIAAALVPPTAVVGIGLAWGTPRVVAGSAILVLVNFIAINLVALIALWQLGYRPQSWFRTSEARSTTLTRIAVLTVALIILSSALAGFTYSSAQTAAFEEQTNAAINAELPPEAIMLDLTVTYSGFPARTPQQVIVTVGYPSTTEPPAIADAIDARIESIAPVTPYIGAKIPFIDQNRSHPRAMSPADAESPTRESSNTHSTRAITVELRYIPVERT; via the coding sequence GTGCGTTTTGTTCAGGTGCTGGTCCCAGCTGGGACACGTGATGCTGTTGTTGAGGTCATTACTGATGAAAACATTGAGTATGCTATTACTGATGAAACAGGCACTGATGAATATGAGGCTATCATCACGTTCCCTCTTCCAACAGCGGCTGTTGAGCCAGTTTTGGATCAGCTTCGAACAGTAGGCATCGATACAGATGCAACGACAGTTGTCCTTGAGGCTGAAACAGTAGTTTCAGACAAATTCAATGAGCTTGATGAGGCGTATAGCAATGACAGTGATGATACAACTGATGGCGACCGGATTGCCCGCGATGAATTGCTCGCTCGTGCCAATGAACTTGCTCCAGGGATTGGACCATTTATTTTGATGACAATCGTCAGCGCCATAGTTGCTACAGCCGGACTCCTACTTGACTCACCGGCAGTAGTGGTCGGATCGATGGTCATTGCACCACTTATTGGACCGGCGATGTCAACAAGTGTTGGTACTGTTGTCGATGATACCTCATTGGTCGCTCGTGGTGTCAAACTGCAGATCCTTGGAGGCGTTCTCGCCATTGTATCGGCTGCTGGGTTTGCATTCATGCTTCGAACGGTGCAGATTGTTCCTCTTAGTGCGGTTGAAGTGTTCGAAATCGGCGAGGTGAGTCAACGACTTGCACCTGATGTTCTCTCGCTAGTGATTGCACTTGGTGCAGGTGCAGCAGGTGCTGTATCGCTTGCCTCTGGCGTTTCAACTGCACTTGTTGGCGTGATGATTGCCGCCGCACTTGTCCCGCCAACAGCAGTCGTCGGTATTGGACTTGCATGGGGAACCCCACGGGTTGTCGCTGGGTCAGCCATTCTCGTTTTGGTAAACTTTATCGCAATAAATCTTGTTGCACTCATTGCATTGTGGCAACTTGGATATCGACCACAGTCATGGTTTCGCACATCAGAGGCGCGTTCAACAACCTTGACGCGCATTGCGGTTTTAACCGTCGCGTTAATTATACTCTCCTCGGCACTTGCTGGTTTTACATACAGCAGCGCACAAACAGCCGCCTTCGAAGAGCAGACCAATGCTGCAATTAACGCTGAATTACCACCAGAGGCAATAATGCTTGACCTCACCGTCACATACAGCGGATTCCCTGCCAGAACGCCACAGCAGGTTATTGTGACTGTTGGGTATCCCTCCACGACTGAGCCTCCTGCTATTGCCGATGCAATTGACGCGCGGATTGAATCAATTGCGCCAGTCACACCGTATATCGGTGCAAAAATCCCATTTATCGATCAGAACCGTAGTCACCCCAGGGCAATGTCACCTGCTGATGCTGAATCACCTACGAGGGAATCAAGCAATACACATTCAACGAGAGCAATCACCGTCGAACTCAGATACATTCCTGTCGAACGAACATGA
- a CDS encoding DUF5813 family protein, protein MSDIRERTDRAVALHDSIESDGDDDVYAVTTTVFDGDISIETADGAAIFSVVITVPMIDAVVDGHVAPPVQKGWVDTFGRRMADAESATRGHETLDIKTTRKDDTAVVETTFTDIDPSRGVDDAVSLVEFAEGTYVEGVIPGYDYTDPVTQLIQRASDAAGGKKGGTPL, encoded by the coding sequence ATGAGTGATATACGTGAACGGACTGACCGCGCCGTTGCACTGCATGATTCGATTGAGTCAGATGGAGATGACGATGTATATGCAGTAACGACAACCGTTTTTGATGGTGATATTAGTATTGAGACAGCAGATGGTGCTGCTATATTCTCAGTCGTCATAACTGTTCCAATGATTGATGCAGTCGTCGACGGTCATGTCGCACCTCCCGTTCAGAAAGGCTGGGTTGACACATTTGGTCGTCGTATGGCTGATGCTGAAAGCGCAACACGAGGGCACGAAACGCTTGATATTAAAACGACACGCAAAGATGATACCGCAGTCGTTGAGACGACATTCACTGATATTGACCCATCACGAGGGGTTGATGATGCTGTTTCACTCGTTGAATTTGCTGAGGGGACGTATGTTGAAGGTGTGATTCCTGGATATGATTATACCGACCCAGTCACGCAACTCATCCAACGAGCATCTGATGCTGCTGGTGGAAAAAAAGGCGGAACGCCGCTTTGA
- a CDS encoding potassium channel family protein, with translation MDIIIIGAGRVGLRTARVLREEGHDITIIEVDHENAAQTRGAGFDVVRGDGVRESVLIDAGVESADAIGALTNDLTVNFAACSIAKHHQTWTVLRVNKDHREEVYQTYTEGVDKVLYPERLGAIGAKNALLGGSVRAIADIAQRLQIVLMTVTSKSPMRGYTIEEVALPAQARVLAFGKADDPMRLPLSDDSLETGDRLAVLVDFDVLEEVRQLIVGERLAPNRNVG, from the coding sequence ATGGATATCATTATTATTGGTGCAGGTAGGGTTGGTCTCCGGACTGCACGTGTGCTTCGTGAGGAAGGACACGATATTACAATCATCGAGGTCGATCATGAAAACGCAGCACAAACCCGCGGGGCAGGCTTTGATGTTGTTCGCGGCGATGGTGTACGCGAGTCGGTACTCATTGATGCTGGTGTTGAGTCTGCTGATGCTATTGGCGCATTAACTAATGATTTAACTGTAAACTTCGCAGCCTGCTCAATTGCAAAACATCATCAAACATGGACCGTTCTTCGTGTTAATAAAGATCATCGCGAGGAAGTATATCAAACATATACTGAGGGGGTAGATAAGGTCCTATATCCAGAACGGCTTGGAGCTATTGGCGCAAAGAACGCGTTACTAGGTGGGTCAGTGCGGGCAATCGCGGATATTGCTCAGCGACTTCAAATAGTCTTAATGACAGTAACTTCCAAATCACCAATGCGCGGATACACAATCGAGGAGGTTGCACTTCCTGCGCAGGCGCGTGTGCTTGCATTTGGAAAAGCAGATGACCCAATGCGGTTGCCACTGTCTGATGATTCACTTGAGACTGGTGATCGACTTGCAGTTCTTGTAGACTTTGATGTACTTGAAGAAGTGAGACAATTAATTGTTGGTGAACGACTCGCTCCTAACCGTAATGTTGGCTAA
- the tmk gene encoding dTMP kinase, with the protein MHASPSIYTRMSTLITLEGLDGSGKSTVCESLQSALPEVTFTREPTDSWYGDLVTESMHDDSADSLAELFLFTADHAAHLNRVIRPSLASGTAVISDRYADSRFAYQAAALADSRIDAPLEYIQSIHEPFSRRPDATVYLDIDPETGVNRAGATNKFERVQYLERVATQYERLITAEPTRFYRVDASQSIADVKKRVKTIVGTMLGDEVSTES; encoded by the coding sequence ATGCACGCGTCGCCGAGCATATATACAAGAATGTCGACGCTTATTACATTGGAGGGGCTTGATGGGAGCGGAAAGTCCACCGTTTGTGAATCATTACAAAGTGCACTCCCTGAAGTAACATTCACGCGTGAACCGACTGACTCCTGGTATGGTGATCTCGTTACCGAGTCAATGCATGATGACAGCGCAGACTCACTTGCCGAGTTATTCTTATTTACTGCAGACCACGCTGCTCATCTCAACCGCGTTATTCGACCGTCACTCGCGTCTGGTACAGCTGTTATTTCTGATCGATATGCTGATTCACGATTTGCATACCAAGCTGCAGCACTTGCAGACAGCCGCATTGATGCACCGCTCGAATATATTCAATCAATACATGAACCATTCTCTCGACGCCCTGATGCAACGGTGTATTTAGATATCGACCCAGAGACTGGAGTCAACCGTGCTGGGGCGACGAATAAATTCGAACGTGTACAATATCTTGAGCGAGTCGCAACGCAATATGAGCGACTTATTACTGCTGAGCCCACGCGATTCTATCGGGTCGACGCATCTCAGTCCATTGCTGATGTTAAAAAACGCGTCAAAACTATTGTTGGGACAATGCTCGGTGATGAAGTATCAACTGAATCATAA
- a CDS encoding complex I NDUFA9 subunit family protein — protein sequence MDVLVIGGSGFIGTRLCAELSNRGHNVTAVSRSPDNSELPADVDTKMGDVTAYDSLSGSFADIDAVYNLVALSPLFKPSGGDKMHDVIHRRGTENVVRAAEANGVSHLIQISALGADPDGSTAYIQAKGRAETAVTESDTDLEFTIFRPSVVFGDGGEFVSFTKLLAPPYVSALPGGGKTRFQPIWVNDLVPMLADAIDADTHHGEIYEIGGPERLTLAEIAKTIHTADGRSTTIVPVPMSLAKIGLTVGDVIPGFPIGVDQYRSLQFDNVTDENDIDAFEKSLDDLTTLEAYLSGEDKQDDTRVPA from the coding sequence ATGGATGTACTCGTCATTGGTGGGAGTGGCTTTATTGGCACCCGACTTTGTGCAGAACTCTCCAACCGTGGTCATAACGTAACAGCAGTGTCACGAAGTCCAGACAACTCAGAACTCCCGGCGGATGTTGACACGAAAATGGGTGATGTTACTGCATATGACTCATTGAGTGGGTCATTTGCCGATATTGACGCCGTATATAATCTTGTTGCGCTGTCGCCATTGTTCAAGCCGAGTGGTGGTGATAAAATGCATGATGTGATTCATCGACGGGGGACTGAGAACGTCGTCCGCGCTGCAGAGGCGAATGGTGTCTCACATCTTATTCAGATCAGTGCGCTTGGAGCAGATCCTGACGGATCAACGGCATACATTCAGGCGAAAGGACGTGCTGAGACCGCTGTCACCGAGTCCGACACAGATCTTGAATTCACAATCTTTCGACCTTCGGTCGTGTTTGGCGACGGTGGTGAATTTGTCTCATTCACAAAACTCCTTGCGCCACCGTATGTTAGCGCTCTCCCTGGTGGTGGGAAAACACGATTCCAGCCAATTTGGGTCAATGACCTCGTGCCAATGCTTGCTGATGCAATTGATGCAGATACACATCATGGTGAAATATACGAGATTGGTGGACCTGAACGGTTGACACTCGCAGAAATTGCGAAAACGATTCACACCGCAGATGGTCGCTCAACGACAATTGTACCGGTTCCAATGTCACTTGCTAAAATTGGTCTTACAGTTGGTGATGTGATTCCGGGCTTTCCAATAGGTGTTGACCAATACCGATCATTACAGTTTGATAATGTGACTGATGAGAACGATATTGATGCTTTCGAGAAAAGTTTGGACGATCTGACAACGCTCGAAGCATATCTCAGCGGTGAGGATAAACAAGACGACACGCGTGTTCCTGCGTGA